TGCCAGTTGTTTTTGTGACAGCCGGTAAGGGCCTTGTTTTTTGTCTTAAGGTTCTTACGGGCTGCCGCTTTTTTAAAGACTGTGAAAGCCATACAAAGAGGTGATATTTTCTGGTGAAGTGCATTTAGGATAATATCTAGGGCGTGTCATGGGCATTTTCCTTAGCAAACAGTTCAATTAGGCTATTTCTTATGGTCTTAAATATTTCTGGTTCTAGGCGGCCCAAGTAAGCCTTGACCCGCCGCACATCAACTGCGCGCAGCTGGTCCAGTAGGGCTATCGAAGCCTGGGGTATTCCACCGGAACCACGTGGTAAATGCCGGTATAAATTCGGGTTTTTCCTGGCCCATGGGCCGGTCTGCGTGGTCAAAGGTACTGCTATCACCACTGGATAACGTACTGGGCCTTGGGGTATGCCTACGACGATTGCTGGCCTGTAACCCTCTTGTTCGTGTCCTTTCGGATCGTGTAGGGGGAGAGCAATCAGCACGACATCGCCTGGTGTTAGCGGTTCATTTTTCATGCCTCCTTGCCTCCCACAACAACTAAACCTACGCCTGGTTGATAACGCACTGGCTTGCCGTTGGGCAGCCCTTCAGGCCCCCATTCATAGGGTGGTAGTCCGCCCAGGTCGGCCTCCAGCCAATCCCCGTCTTCAGTATTGGCTTTGCTCAAAACAAATTCCAAGAACCTTTTCACCGCTAGGGTCTCCTGTTCTGGCAAGGCGTCAACTAGCCGGTGCAGTTCTTCTTTAAGTAGGCTCAAAATCAGAAACCTCCTTTCGATAGCCGCGTAAAAAAGCGTCCAGGACGTCAGCATGGATACGCCAAACCCGGCCCACTTTGACTCCCGGCAGCTTACCGCGTGCCAGTAAGTTATATACAGTTTTGGGGTGGACGGCAAGACAGTGGGCCGCCTCGGGAACAGTTAAAACCTTTTCGGTTTCCATAGAAAGCAACCTCCTGTACTTATTATAACTCTTTTCCCATTTCTTGATAATCTCTCTTTAGCTGTAGAATGCTCGAATACATATTTGTAAGAGAACGTTGTCAGACAAAATGCCGCCGAAATTGCTCATCATCAAGCAGTTGCCTCAGTGATTTCTTTGGGGGCTTGGAAGAACTCCCGTCCCCATCCTTTTTTGATTCGGTCTGACACGATCATCACCTCTAAAAAATAAAAAGCCCTGGTAGGGGCTTAAAATTTTAGTTCACATTTAGTTCACATACTTGGTGAAAAAGATGGTATTTCTTGGACGTGGTAACATTATCCAGGCTGGGAAGCCTTGAAAATACTTGATTTGTTGGATTTAGAAATACACGATGGACAGCTTAAAACGCCAAAATAATCGCTCGTAATGCGCAGGTCGAGGGTTCGAATCCCTCCATCAGCTCCAAAATTATCAAGGCTTTCGGGATTTTGACCGGAAGCCTAATTTTATGATTTTGGCCCAATTTCGGTCCGATTATCTAGAAAAATTTTTGCCTCAGCAAAAGTGGGCCAACCACAGCTGCTGGGGCTATTTTCATTATTAGCTTGATGCGCAAGGCTGTAATATTATTTCACCCGTCTAGTTTGGCTGCTGACAGCGCCACAAATTATAGTTCCAAAAATTCCCTTAATGAAAAGCAGTACCTTGGAGAAGGCTATAGCTAAAAAGGAAAGGTTGGCAAACCATGAAGCCTTACATTCGAAGACGATCCGATTTTATCGGATCAAACCCAATAGCCGAGGAAAATGATGCAGGAATTATTGTTGTGAGAGATGGAAACAAATACAAAATAGCAGTGGAGATGGATGTGGATACAGTGGTCTGGGTTGATGAAATAAAAGATAGAAGAGCCCTTGATGGTTTGATAGACAGTTTAATCGATAAAGCGCCGGCAATCAGAAAGCAATTTGCCGGCTGTCGTCCAGATTATACATAAAAAGCTAAGTCCTTTTCGAGTGCCGGTATAAAAACCGGCCTTCTATTTGGCGTACAAGACCCTTTCTTTTATCCTAAAGTGTTTGTTACCTGTGAAATTACAGTTTTATCAGCTTTTTAAATTCAGATATTTCTAAACGGGCTCATTATCAGTAAAACCGTACTCAACAATAACTGTTTCTGGCACATCAGGCCAGGTCACCCGATGCTTAAATAGTGATCTTTGCCTGGCTGTCTTTTGCTTACATCGTTACATCGGGCATCTTGTGAAGAACATCTTCTAGTACTGCACAATCAGTACAGCCATTTTGAACTCCACCCTTCTTACAGGTGTCTAAACAGTAGTTGATTGATTTTTTGAGCACCTCCACTTCTTTTTGATTTAATGTTAGAGTTACCATTTGTATTCACCTGCCTTTAACCATAGTATTCTTCATTGCCTGTATCTGCATGCTAATGGCCGGCTGGGAGATGTGCAAGACGCGGGCGGCTTCTGAAAACTTTTCTTTTCGGCTACCGCCCGGAAGATTTCCATCTGATTTCGGGTCAAGAAGGAACCTCCTTTTCTAATTGCTTGCAGAACGGTTAAGTAATCTGAAACAATGCCAGTAATAGCCACCCAAACAGAGCCAGGGCCGAAGACCACAAGCAGGGAGGGCCCCCTACCTGCCTAAATAACTGCAGCTCCACGTTCAGGCCTAGCCTGGCCATGGTCAGGACCAAAATGCTTATTTGAAGAATAGACTGCTCAATGGCCGGAGCCATGAAGTTAAAAGTATTTACCAGGCTAAAGCCCAGGAAGCCGAAGACAAACCAGGGGATTGGTAATTGCAGTCTGGTCAGGGATAAGTGATGCCCAAGCCACCAGAAAAGGATAATAGCAAAGATTATGATTAATGCATCTGGCACTAAGTCCTTAAGCCTGAACTTCTCTGGACCGGAGGTTTCCTTCCTTATCCAACCACAAGCGGATGCCTTTTTCCTCCCTATCAAAACGATAAACCCGGTCGCCCAACACTATAGAAGCGTTCTCAAAGGCATATCCCACGGTAACCACGGCTGCCGGGCCAGCCACCACCCTGGTGGTGGCCCCACCCCTGGACCCCATCTCTCCCACATGCACATCCCCCCTAGCCTGTATCTCGCCACCGCGAAATACCCCGGATACAGTCACTTTCTTACCAGCCTGAATCCGGGAATTATAACAACCACTGCCCACCACCTGGACATCGCCGGTAGCTATAACGGTGGAATTGAGGACGCTTGACGCAACCACATCGCTTTCCGCAGACGGCGGGGACGCAAAGGCCTGTTCCCATTCCTTGGCTCGCTGGGCCAATGTTTCTACCTCCCGGACATCACGCACCGCCAAAGGGGAACGGACCAGCGCCCGTTCGACTTCCCGGATAAATTCTTCCAGGCCTTCATCGGCTAATCCCGGTGGCATAGTTTCAACCTGCTTTTTGAAGGTATTGACAGCAGCAGGAAGATGGCGAAACTTCCCCTCCAACAGCAACTTTACCAGGGGGCCGATACCGCGTTTAAGATCGCCCTGCTTGAACGCCGGGTGACCCAGCAACTGCCGGATAGCCGTGGTCATCCCTTGCAAACCGGCTGCCAAAGCATGAACCTGCGGCTGTATTCCTTGTAGAAAGGCTGGAGTTCCTCCTGCTGCCACTACCGATGCCAGGATATTTCCCCTGATCAAGATGGACCCAGTAGCTTGAACCCTAGCCCCCGATACCAGCCCTCCCACCCTGATATTCCCGCCCGCTTCTACCGCCATCCCTTCTGCCACATTTCCGGCAATTAGGATATCTCCTTTAAAGACAATGTTACCTGAAGCAAGGTCTACGTCACCAGCATGCACCAGTTCAGGTAATACACTTACTCTCACCAAGTCGCGCCCGGGGGAGGCCACAGGACGTCCGGCACGGGCCGCTACGGCTCGTTCACCGTCCCTGGTAAGTACGGCTCCTTCACCTGCAGAAAGGATAAAGTCCCGGGGCGACGGCGGCATAATTACCTCACCCTTGACGCTGGTACCGGGACGACCCGGCCTAGGCGGGTGTTTGACAGCCAGGATATCTCCTGCCTCCACCGAAGTAAAAACATAGCGTTCCCGGAAATCCACCGCTTCGTCTTCCCCCGCCAGTACCGGCAACTTGGAATCAGAGGTAAAAAGCAATTCTACCCGACCGTCTTTTCCTGGTTCTGCAGGAATGCCCCGGGCGATAACCACCTCCTTTTCATCGCAGGATGTAACACCGCGAGAACATGCTTCCCAGTCTACGCCATAGTTAATCCCCAGCCGGGATAACTCCTGCAATAGTTCGTCCCATGTGAGTGGTGGAAAACGTTCTTCTCGTTCCACAACCGCCAGTTGTAATATCCTGGCGGCCGGGAGATCCGGCAGTTCCCGGTAAACTACTATCGTAGGGAAAGTTCGCAATATCGCTTGCAGACCATCGGAAGAAACGGTCACAGACCATTTCCCTTCTCTTCGCTCTTCCACCGTTTCCACCCGCACCGTATCCTTCAAGGATACGGGGGTGGATTGAGTACACTCCCGGTCGTTAACAATCAGTCTTACCCCCTGGCAAGGTACCACCACCGGGTAAGGTCCCTCCGGTAGGTGCCGGACAACAAGGCGCCCCTGTTTCACAAAAGCATATGGACCCACCGCTTCTCCGTTCGGAAAAGCATTGTCCACTGCGCTCGCTGTTGCTGCGGGGGAGCCCCGGATAATCTCCTCTTTCATTAGGAATTCACCTCCTGCTAGGCGTTAGGATTTGTCTCTAGGACTTCCAGCACTCGGAAAAACCCTATCACTTCCCGGTCTTCTCGAATAAGATCGGGGATGGAACAATAAAGCTGCTATTAAATAGCCGCCAGATACTTGTTATCATCAGCCACTTTCAGCACTACCATTGTGATATCATCCTTCTGCGGTAAATTTTTCGTAAAGTCAGTAACACTTTGGAAAACCTGATCTTCAATCTCTGTTGCCGGGCTGTTCGCATACTGGATTAAAATTTGCCGCAAGCGCTCCAAACGGAAAGCCTCCCCCCTTTCATTTCGTGCTTCTACAATCCCATCCGTGTAAAAAAACACGTAATCATCATTATTCAATTGAATTGAATGTTCTTGGTACTGTTGATGAGGCATCCCTCCCAACATGATTCCCTTCCCTGGTAGTTGTTCACAGCTTCTCGTCCTCCCTTTTACAATCAGGGGGAGATTGTGCCCTGCATTGGCATAAGTAAGGATTTTTGACTGCGGATCGTAATCAGCGCAATAAACCGTGACAAATGAACCCAGTGCTTTGAAGTCATCGTACAAGATGCTGTTCATGATCGTTAGCGTTTCTCCTGGACCTCTTCCTTTTTCGGCTGCGTTTCGAAACGCACTTCTTGTTAACAACATCAACATAGCTGCTGGAATTCCTTTGCCCATCACATCCCCAATTACGATCCGGAGTTTTCCGTTCTTTAGTATACAGAAATCGTAATAATCCCCCCCGATCGAGCAAGCAGCAATCGATGTGCCCGCAACCTGTCCACCCACGAATTCCGGGACTCCTGTATTTAATAATTTGCTTTGAATCTGCTGGGCTAACTGTATTTCTCTTCTTAAAGTGTTCTTCAATTCATGGGCTAATTGATTAGACCGCTTCTGTAATTCCTGCATCCCCCTTGCTATCGCATGAAGGCTGACAGAAAAAATACATAAACAGGCCAGTATCAAAAACGGCGCCAACCGGTAAAAAGAAATCAACATCACACCAAGGGAGAGCAAAAATACGTGATATATCCCGCTATTCTTCCAATCAATTCCTTTCTTGTTAGCCATATAGCTGCTGAGCAACAATGTTCCGTACAAAGAAGCCACCGAGGCGATTACACTGGTGTAAAACGAAAGACTACCATATGGTACATTGCCAGTTAACAAGTTAATCATTACCATAACGATGATCAAAAGCACCCATTTAAACCAAAAAAGCCAATGGCGCCAAGTCTCCTTAGGTTGAAGAATAATCTGTGTAACGGCAACGGCCAACATTATAAATGATGCTTGAACAACCGGATAATGAAAAGCCATAATCCCGGCGAGAACAGGGAGTAATGATAACTCCTGAGCTGTTTCAATTGTAAAAAACCACTCGGTTAAAAGCAGGCCAATTAAGTATAACAATAAATACATCCAGGTTTTCTGCCAACTGAAAATAATCGCGGAAGCTCCAAACAATCCGCCAACCGCTAACAACACACCCATGTACTTTGCACGACTTGAAGCTTTCATCTTAATTAGCCCCTTTCTGCAAGGCCTCGATGATTTGAAACAACCCCACTGTGTTAAGAAGTTCAGATATATTCTCATTGGCATTTTCGAGGCTGACAGTAAAACCCAGTTCCTGTGACAGGCGAACGACTTGAAGAATGGCACCAATCCCGCTTGAATCGATGAATTCAAGCCCAGCCATGTCAATGACCAATCCAGAGATATCAGAAAGTTGTTCCGTCTGACTGTTAAAAGTATCCACAGTGGAGATGTCCAATACGCCTTCTAAACTGAGCCTTACAGTCTTTCCTTCCGGACGGGATTTTACGTTAAGCATAATGCACATTCCCCTCTTTAAGAGTCGTAATATTGTTGGCAGCTACCTTTTCAGGTGTATCAACTAAGTTGATCTCTAACATGATGGTTGTGCCCTGGGAACCGGTGCTCAGCACAATGCGATCCATCACCTTTAGAAGTAAATAGAACCCCCATCCCGCAGAGTGTTTGGTCGAGTATCCGGCCATCAGAGTTGTCCTGGGAAGTTCGGATAAGTCTATGCCGCTTCCGTTGTCCGACACGAAAATTCGGAGAAGATCACCAACCATATAAAGGCTCATTTGTCCCTCTGTCGCATGTTTCAATACATTGGTAACCGCTTCGGAAGTGCCAAGCAATATGTTATATCTAACCTTAGGCGGGAGAGGACGAGACTCCAGTACCTCCTGCACCCGCCGGCGGCAGTTGACGACATCCGTTTTCGTAAGGATTGGGTGACTGGATATGTATACCCCTGTTTTCAACTGTTCAATTTCCTGTTGTTCCACCAGCAAAAGTTTTC
This region of Zhaonella formicivorans genomic DNA includes:
- a CDS encoding PP2C family protein-serine/threonine phosphatase, which produces MKASSRAKYMGVLLAVGGLFGASAIIFSWQKTWMYLLLYLIGLLLTEWFFTIETAQELSLLPVLAGIMAFHYPVVQASFIMLAVAVTQIILQPKETWRHWLFWFKWVLLIIVMVMINLLTGNVPYGSLSFYTSVIASVASLYGTLLLSSYMANKKGIDWKNSGIYHVFLLSLGVMLISFYRLAPFLILACLCIFSVSLHAIARGMQELQKRSNQLAHELKNTLRREIQLAQQIQSKLLNTGVPEFVGGQVAGTSIAACSIGGDYYDFCILKNGKLRIVIGDVMGKGIPAAMLMLLTRSAFRNAAEKGRGPGETLTIMNSILYDDFKALGSFVTVYCADYDPQSKILTYANAGHNLPLIVKGRTRSCEQLPGKGIMLGGMPHQQYQEHSIQLNNDDYVFFYTDGIVEARNERGEAFRLERLRQILIQYANSPATEIEDQVFQSVTDFTKNLPQKDDITMVVLKVADDNKYLAAI
- a CDS encoding DUF342 domain-containing protein, coding for MKEEIIRGSPAATASAVDNAFPNGEAVGPYAFVKQGRLVVRHLPEGPYPVVVPCQGVRLIVNDRECTQSTPVSLKDTVRVETVEERREGKWSVTVSSDGLQAILRTFPTIVVYRELPDLPAARILQLAVVEREERFPPLTWDELLQELSRLGINYGVDWEACSRGVTSCDEKEVVIARGIPAEPGKDGRVELLFTSDSKLPVLAGEDEAVDFRERYVFTSVEAGDILAVKHPPRPGRPGTSVKGEVIMPPSPRDFILSAGEGAVLTRDGERAVAARAGRPVASPGRDLVRVSVLPELVHAGDVDLASGNIVFKGDILIAGNVAEGMAVEAGGNIRVGGLVSGARVQATGSILIRGNILASVVAAGGTPAFLQGIQPQVHALAAGLQGMTTAIRQLLGHPAFKQGDLKRGIGPLVKLLLEGKFRHLPAAVNTFKKQVETMPPGLADEGLEEFIREVERALVRSPLAVRDVREVETLAQRAKEWEQAFASPPSAESDVVASSVLNSTVIATGDVQVVGSGCYNSRIQAGKKVTVSGVFRGGEIQARGDVHVGEMGSRGGATTRVVAGPAAVVTVGYAFENASIVLGDRVYRFDREEKGIRLWLDKEGNLRSREVQA
- a CDS encoding helix-turn-helix domain-containing protein, which produces METEKVLTVPEAAHCLAVHPKTVYNLLARGKLPGVKVGRVWRIHADVLDAFLRGYRKEVSDFEPT
- a CDS encoding helix-turn-helix domain-containing protein, translated to MHISQPAISMQIQAMKNTMVKGR
- a CDS encoding STAS domain-containing protein, which encodes MLNVKSRPEGKTVRLSLEGVLDISTVDTFNSQTEQLSDISGLVIDMAGLEFIDSSGIGAILQVVRLSQELGFTVSLENANENISELLNTVGLFQIIEALQKGAN
- a CDS encoding type II toxin-antitoxin system PemK/MazF family toxin, with the protein product MKNEPLTPGDVVLIALPLHDPKGHEQEGYRPAIVVGIPQGPVRYPVVIAVPLTTQTGPWARKNPNLYRHLPRGSGGIPQASIALLDQLRAVDVRRVKAYLGRLEPEIFKTIRNSLIELFAKENAHDTP
- a CDS encoding putative sulfate exporter family transporter, with the protein product MPDALIIIFAIILFWWLGHHLSLTRLQLPIPWFVFGFLGFSLVNTFNFMAPAIEQSILQISILVLTMARLGLNVELQLFRQVGGPPCLWSSALALFGWLLLALFQIT